A portion of the Chelonia mydas isolate rCheMyd1 chromosome 23, rCheMyd1.pri.v2, whole genome shotgun sequence genome contains these proteins:
- the TIMM50 gene encoding mitochondrial import inner membrane translocase subunit TIM50 isoform X3, producing MFQSTEGGDGKGSSSDEQQEKKQKENTAYAKKMVLRIAGLMGAGSGIAVIYIFGSNSVDEQGAKIPDEFDNDPVVVQQLRRTYKYFKDYRQMIIEPTSPKLLPDPLKEPYYQPPYTLVIELTDVLLHPEWSLVTGWRFKKRPGIDSLFQQLAPHYEIVIFTSETGMTAFPLIDSVDPHGFISYRLFRDATRYMDGHHVKDISCLNRDPAVVVVVDCKKEAFRLQPFNGMALKKWDGSSDDRTLFDLAAFLKTIALSGVEDVRTVLENYSMEDDPLEAFKRRQSQLEQEEQQRLADLSKNKKQQLFLGSLASRLWPRSKQQ from the exons TCAACAGAGGGAGGAGATGGGAAAGGGTCCAGTTCtgatgagcagcaggagaagaaacagaaggaaaatacaGCCTATGCCAAGAAAATGGTGCTCCGGATAGCAGGGCTAATGGGAGCTGGTAGCGGGATAGCAGTTATCTATATTtttg GTAGTAATTCAGTGGACGAGCAAGGGGCTAAG ATCCCAGACGAATTTGATAATG ATCCAGTGGTGGTTCAGCAGCTCCGAAGGACGTATAAATATTTCAAAGACTATAGGCAG ATGATTATAGAGCCCACCAGCCCGAAGCTGCTTCCAGACCCCCTGAAAGAACCATACTACCAGCCTCCCTACACCCTGGTCATTGAGCTTACAGATGTGTTGCTCCATCCTGAGTGGTCG CTAGTAACCGGCTGGCGCTTTAAGAAGAGACCGGGCATTGACAGTCTGTTTCAGCAGCTGGCTCCGCACTATGAAATAGTCATCTTTACATCTGAGACGGGCATG aCGGCATTCCCCCTCATTGACAGCGTGGACCCTCACGGATTCATCTCCTATCGGCTTTTCCGAGATGCCACCCGTTACATGGATGGACACCACGTTAAG GATATTTCCTGCCTGAACAGAGACCCcgccgtggtggtggtggtggactGCAAGAAGGAAGCCTTCCGCCTGCAGCCTTTCAACGGCATGGCGCTGAAGAAATGGGACGGCAGCTCCGACGACAGGACGCTCTTCGACCTCGCCGCCTTCCTGAaga CTATTGCCTTGAGTGGGGTCGAGGATGTCAGGACGGTGCTGGAGAACTACTCGATGGAGGACGACCCGCTGGAAGCATTTAAACGCAGGCAGTCTCAGCTGGAACAG GAGGAACAGCAGCGGCTCGCCGACCTGTCCAAGAACAAGAAGCAGCAGCTCTTCCTGGGCTCCCTGGCAAGCCGGCTGTGGCCTCGGTCCAAGCAACAGTGA
- the TIMM50 gene encoding mitochondrial import inner membrane translocase subunit TIM50 isoform X2, giving the protein MRIPSLFTDKLTIGSTEGGDGKGSSSDEQQEKKQKENTAYAKKMVLRIAGLMGAGSGIAVIYIFGSNSVDEQGAKIPDEFDNDPVVVQQLRRTYKYFKDYRQMIIEPTSPKLLPDPLKEPYYQPPYTLVIELTDVLLHPEWSLVTGWRFKKRPGIDSLFQQLAPHYEIVIFTSETGMTAFPLIDSVDPHGFISYRLFRDATRYMDGHHVKDISCLNRDPAVVVVVDCKKEAFRLQPFNGMALKKWDGSSDDRTLFDLAAFLKTIALSGVEDVRTVLENYSMEDDPLEAFKRRQSQLEQEEQQRLADLSKNKKQQLFLGSLASRLWPRSKQQ; this is encoded by the exons TCAACAGAGGGAGGAGATGGGAAAGGGTCCAGTTCtgatgagcagcaggagaagaaacagaaggaaaatacaGCCTATGCCAAGAAAATGGTGCTCCGGATAGCAGGGCTAATGGGAGCTGGTAGCGGGATAGCAGTTATCTATATTtttg GTAGTAATTCAGTGGACGAGCAAGGGGCTAAG ATCCCAGACGAATTTGATAATG ATCCAGTGGTGGTTCAGCAGCTCCGAAGGACGTATAAATATTTCAAAGACTATAGGCAG ATGATTATAGAGCCCACCAGCCCGAAGCTGCTTCCAGACCCCCTGAAAGAACCATACTACCAGCCTCCCTACACCCTGGTCATTGAGCTTACAGATGTGTTGCTCCATCCTGAGTGGTCG CTAGTAACCGGCTGGCGCTTTAAGAAGAGACCGGGCATTGACAGTCTGTTTCAGCAGCTGGCTCCGCACTATGAAATAGTCATCTTTACATCTGAGACGGGCATG aCGGCATTCCCCCTCATTGACAGCGTGGACCCTCACGGATTCATCTCCTATCGGCTTTTCCGAGATGCCACCCGTTACATGGATGGACACCACGTTAAG GATATTTCCTGCCTGAACAGAGACCCcgccgtggtggtggtggtggactGCAAGAAGGAAGCCTTCCGCCTGCAGCCTTTCAACGGCATGGCGCTGAAGAAATGGGACGGCAGCTCCGACGACAGGACGCTCTTCGACCTCGCCGCCTTCCTGAaga CTATTGCCTTGAGTGGGGTCGAGGATGTCAGGACGGTGCTGGAGAACTACTCGATGGAGGACGACCCGCTGGAAGCATTTAAACGCAGGCAGTCTCAGCTGGAACAG GAGGAACAGCAGCGGCTCGCCGACCTGTCCAAGAACAAGAAGCAGCAGCTCTTCCTGGGCTCCCTGGCAAGCCGGCTGTGGCCTCGGTCCAAGCAACAGTGA
- the TIMM50 gene encoding mitochondrial import inner membrane translocase subunit TIM50 isoform X4, with amino-acid sequence MVLRIAGLMGAGSGIAVIYIFGSNSVDEQGAKIPDEFDNDPVVVQQLRRTYKYFKDYRQMIIEPTSPKLLPDPLKEPYYQPPYTLVIELTDVLLHPEWSLVTGWRFKKRPGIDSLFQQLAPHYEIVIFTSETGMTAFPLIDSVDPHGFISYRLFRDATRYMDGHHVKDISCLNRDPAVVVVVDCKKEAFRLQPFNGMALKKWDGSSDDRTLFDLAAFLKTIALSGVEDVRTVLENYSMEDDPLEAFKRRQSQLEQEEQQRLADLSKNKKQQLFLGSLASRLWPRSKQQ; translated from the exons ATGGTGCTCCGGATAGCAGGGCTAATGGGAGCTGGTAGCGGGATAGCAGTTATCTATATTtttg GTAGTAATTCAGTGGACGAGCAAGGGGCTAAG ATCCCAGACGAATTTGATAATG ATCCAGTGGTGGTTCAGCAGCTCCGAAGGACGTATAAATATTTCAAAGACTATAGGCAG ATGATTATAGAGCCCACCAGCCCGAAGCTGCTTCCAGACCCCCTGAAAGAACCATACTACCAGCCTCCCTACACCCTGGTCATTGAGCTTACAGATGTGTTGCTCCATCCTGAGTGGTCG CTAGTAACCGGCTGGCGCTTTAAGAAGAGACCGGGCATTGACAGTCTGTTTCAGCAGCTGGCTCCGCACTATGAAATAGTCATCTTTACATCTGAGACGGGCATG aCGGCATTCCCCCTCATTGACAGCGTGGACCCTCACGGATTCATCTCCTATCGGCTTTTCCGAGATGCCACCCGTTACATGGATGGACACCACGTTAAG GATATTTCCTGCCTGAACAGAGACCCcgccgtggtggtggtggtggactGCAAGAAGGAAGCCTTCCGCCTGCAGCCTTTCAACGGCATGGCGCTGAAGAAATGGGACGGCAGCTCCGACGACAGGACGCTCTTCGACCTCGCCGCCTTCCTGAaga CTATTGCCTTGAGTGGGGTCGAGGATGTCAGGACGGTGCTGGAGAACTACTCGATGGAGGACGACCCGCTGGAAGCATTTAAACGCAGGCAGTCTCAGCTGGAACAG GAGGAACAGCAGCGGCTCGCCGACCTGTCCAAGAACAAGAAGCAGCAGCTCTTCCTGGGCTCCCTGGCAAGCCGGCTGTGGCCTCGGTCCAAGCAACAGTGA